In the genome of Ancylomarina subtilis, one region contains:
- a CDS encoding OprO/OprP family phosphate-selective porin — MKKTKLVLGLVLIFSTLGGMAQDKIELTTKVSKGSISFASEDGNFKFGFGGRVYMDAAAYFDDKTDLGSGSEFRDVRLLMKATLWKKWDAKINVGFADGAVALKDVFLQYNIDKNSLVRAGHFLEPFGIEQTESSKTTRFMHASSTVEAFRPGRNLGVSYEVWGKKYFYTIGLFGSDTNNKSAGDEGFSLNSRLAFAPINSNGNLLHFGVSGIYRTADPEFNSDGDKISKSIRYRSRAATHIERRRFIDAKVVGAENQVKLDFEMIAASGPFSLQSEFIDAKVNRNKGFEDYHSKGWYAQFGWLIKGGDYKYATKTARLAKPGPGSVELLARYNETDLNDSDAGILGGKQKDMTIGCTWYVNHNILMRFNLTNVDLDEYALNGEENFNMIQTRLQFAF, encoded by the coding sequence ATGAAAAAAACAAAATTAGTTTTAGGTCTGGTTCTAATATTTAGCACCCTAGGGGGAATGGCCCAGGATAAAATTGAATTGACTACAAAAGTCAGTAAAGGTTCCATTTCTTTTGCAAGTGAAGATGGCAACTTTAAATTTGGCTTTGGTGGTCGGGTTTATATGGATGCTGCTGCATATTTTGATGATAAAACAGATCTTGGCAGTGGTAGTGAATTTAGAGATGTTCGTCTTTTGATGAAAGCGACCCTATGGAAAAAATGGGATGCGAAAATCAATGTCGGATTTGCCGATGGCGCTGTTGCTTTGAAGGATGTTTTTCTTCAATATAATATTGACAAGAATAGCTTGGTTCGTGCCGGACATTTTTTAGAACCTTTTGGAATTGAGCAGACAGAGAGTTCAAAAACAACCAGGTTTATGCATGCTTCCAGTACTGTAGAAGCATTCCGTCCAGGACGTAATTTGGGTGTTTCATATGAGGTGTGGGGAAAAAAATATTTCTACACAATTGGTTTATTTGGTAGTGATACGAATAATAAATCAGCGGGAGATGAGGGTTTTAGTCTGAATTCAAGACTGGCATTTGCTCCAATTAATTCAAATGGAAACTTACTGCATTTTGGTGTTTCGGGCATATACAGAACTGCTGATCCTGAATTCAATAGCGATGGTGATAAAATTTCAAAATCAATTCGATACCGTTCACGAGCAGCAACTCATATTGAACGTCGTCGATTTATTGACGCTAAAGTTGTAGGTGCAGAAAATCAGGTGAAACTGGATTTTGAAATGATTGCAGCTTCAGGGCCTTTTTCTCTACAGAGTGAATTTATCGATGCTAAGGTAAACCGTAATAAAGGATTTGAGGATTATCATTCAAAGGGATGGTATGCTCAGTTTGGATGGTTGATCAAAGGAGGCGATTACAAATATGCCACGAAAACTGCTCGTTTGGCTAAACCCGGACCTGGTTCTGTGGAATTATTGGCTCGATACAATGAAACAGATTTGAATGATTCTGATGCGGGTATTCTGGGTGGAAAGCAAAAAGATATGACCATAGGTTGCACCTGGTATGTAAATCACAATATTCTGATGCGGTTCAATTTAACGAATGTTGATTTGGATGAATATGCATTGAATGGAGAAGAAAACTTTAATATGATTCAAACACGCTTGCAGTTTGCTTTCTAA